In Flavivirga abyssicola, the following are encoded in one genomic region:
- a CDS encoding serine hydrolase domain-containing protein: protein MKNPTIFTIFILLVSSFCSAQNTYIYSKPKKLEDGWKTNDLQSQNIDSTLIIKLFNQLQIKENKIHSVLLVKNDQIIIEEYFGENSVNNQHDLRSATKSITSILMGIAVDKGFVKNVNDPISKYLNSLVPTKNLDERKKEITIEHLLTMSTGLDCNDWDKKSKGQEDKIYKKNDWLQYFLNLPMINKPGTVSNYCTIGQILATEIISQTSGITIDKFAEKYLFNPLGINNVNWGHTSKKEIIPSGKRLYMTSRDMAKIGQLILNKGKWNGKQVVSEKWIEKSTTPKTKITGIDYGYLWWNIPFKANGKIFASKTATGNGGQYIMVLPELDMVAIFTGGAYNSQEDKLPFVIMKDIFLQTFTSGK from the coding sequence ATGAAAAACCCAACAATATTTACAATTTTCATCTTACTAGTAAGCTCATTTTGCTCTGCTCAAAATACTTATATCTATTCCAAGCCGAAAAAACTTGAAGACGGATGGAAAACAAATGATTTGCAGTCACAAAATATTGATTCAACACTTATCATTAAATTATTCAATCAACTACAAATAAAAGAGAATAAAATTCATAGTGTTTTATTAGTTAAAAACGACCAAATTATTATTGAAGAATACTTTGGTGAAAATTCAGTAAACAATCAACATGATCTTCGTTCTGCAACTAAAAGCATAACATCTATCTTAATGGGAATTGCAGTCGACAAAGGATTTGTTAAAAATGTAAACGACCCAATATCAAAATACCTCAATAGCCTTGTTCCGACCAAAAATCTGGATGAAAGAAAAAAGGAAATTACAATCGAACACTTATTAACAATGTCTACTGGATTGGATTGCAATGATTGGGATAAAAAATCAAAAGGGCAAGAAGATAAAATATATAAAAAAAATGATTGGTTACAATATTTTTTAAATCTGCCAATGATTAATAAGCCCGGTACAGTTTCAAATTATTGTACTATAGGACAAATTTTAGCTACTGAAATTATTAGTCAAACTTCGGGAATAACGATCGACAAATTTGCCGAAAAATATTTATTCAACCCATTAGGGATAAACAATGTAAATTGGGGTCATACTTCCAAAAAAGAGATTATTCCTTCTGGCAAGAGGTTATATATGACTTCTCGAGATATGGCAAAAATTGGACAACTAATTCTTAATAAGGGAAAGTGGAATGGAAAACAAGTTGTATCCGAAAAATGGATTGAGAAATCAACTACTCCAAAAACAAAAATTACAGGAATTGATTACGGTTATTTATGGTGGAATATTCCGTTTAAAGCAAACGGAAAAATATTTGCTTCTAAAACAGCAACAGGAAACGGAGGACAATACATTATGGTTCTTCCGGAATTAGATATGGTTGCTATTTTTACGGGAGGTGCATACAATTCTCAAGAAGACAAACTACCTTTTGTAATAATGAAGGATATATTCTTGCAAACATTCACGAGCGGAAAGTAA